A DNA window from Lepidochelys kempii isolate rLepKem1 chromosome 9, rLepKem1.hap2, whole genome shotgun sequence contains the following coding sequences:
- the VGLL1 gene encoding transcription cofactor vestigial-like protein 1, translated as MEAERKNSPTLSKSKQPVKTEWGSQSVVFTYFQGDLNSVIDEHFSRALSNAKNPQDLSTKHKSEDVILKNDSHMPPHQWNFSSHWTKSYQSSPATNLSNSDLNLLAAATDHHQASVLRNPPIQPADLWHFPSIANPSLTDSGYPRSLPDPPMVQGPMSDGKYGSLLDFLQQERCPASSQESTVKQSSSSACITGSARLQNMSQSLTPGGERKASSYQSPGNPSISLASSGVQSHDRRRDLYF; from the exons ATGGAAGCAGAAAGGAAAAACTCGCCAACACTGAGTAAAAGCAAACAGCCTGTGAAAACAGAATGGGGGTCTCAGAGTGTTGTATTTACTTACTTTCAAGGGGACCTTAACAGTGTGATAGATGAACACTTTTCTAGAGCATTAAGCAATGCTAAGAACCCACAAGATCTGAGCACAAAGCACAAGAGTGAGGATGTTATCCTGAAGAATG ATAGCCACATGCCTCCCCATCAGTGGAATTTCTCTTCTCATTGGACCAAGTCATATCAATCATCTCCTGCTACAAACCTATCAAATTCTGATCTGAATTTGTTGGCTGCTGCTACAGACCACCATCAGGCATCAGTTCTGCGGAATCCTCCTATTCAGCCTGCAGATTTGTGGCACTTCCCTTCGATAGCTAATCCAAGTCTTACTGATTCAGGATATCCTCGCTCCTTGCCTGACCCTCCTATGGTGCAGGGACCAATGTCTGATGGGAAATATGGTTCTCTTCTTGATTTTCTGCAACAGGAAAGGTGCCCAGCATCTAGCCAGGAATCTACCGTGAAGCAAAGCTCTAGCTCAGCCTGTATTACTGGATCAGCTAGGTTACAAAATATGAGTCAAAGTTTAACTCCCGGGGGAG AAAGGAAAGCCAGCTCCTATCAAAGCCCAGGAAACCCCAGCATCAGTCTTGCCAGTTCAG GTGTCCAGTCTCACGATAGAAGACGAGACTTATACTTTTAG